A window of Acidobacteriota bacterium contains these coding sequences:
- a CDS encoding PadR family transcriptional regulator: MAQLLPGTLDLLILKAVSLEPQHGYGILVRIGQISAGALRIEQGALYPALYRLVRRGWLTARWGVSDNNQRAKFYALTATGRKRLREETADWEQLVEAMGAVLRASREEL; encoded by the coding sequence ATGGCGCAACTCCTGCCCGGCACCCTCGACCTGCTCATTCTCAAAGCCGTTTCGCTCGAGCCGCAGCATGGCTACGGCATTCTGGTGCGCATCGGCCAAATCTCCGCCGGCGCGCTGCGCATCGAGCAGGGCGCGCTCTATCCCGCGCTCTATCGTCTCGTCCGCCGCGGCTGGCTCACCGCCCGCTGGGGCGTCTCGGATAATAATCAGCGTGCCAAGTTCTATGCCCTCACCGCCACCGGCCGCAAACGCCTGCGCGAGGAGACCGCCGATTGGGAGCAGTTGGTGGAAGCCATGGGCGCGGTTTTGCGCGCGAGCAGGGAAGAGCTATGA
- a CDS encoding cobalamin-binding protein has translation MPNWPQRIVCLTEETTETLYRLGEGDRIVGVSGYTVRPPEARKKPRVSAFINAKFDAILALQPDLVLTFSDLQADISRELVRRGATVFNFNQRSVEEIFAMMATLARLVGAEARGRALETELRTNLEAIAACAAKFPHRPRVLFEEWKAPLITGIRWVEELIEIAGGEPIFPELRHRSSATERIVAPEEAAWRNPEVVIASWCGQKVNKRAIAARSGWDATAAVRAGHIYEIKSTYILQPGPASLTEGVRQLHRILARVAGADVPPALHPEERCDPDLG, from the coding sequence TTGCCTAATTGGCCCCAACGCATTGTTTGCCTGACGGAAGAAACGACGGAGACGCTCTATCGCCTCGGCGAAGGCGACCGCATCGTAGGCGTTTCCGGCTACACCGTCCGGCCGCCGGAGGCGCGCAAAAAGCCCCGCGTTTCTGCCTTCATCAACGCCAAATTCGACGCCATCCTCGCTCTGCAGCCCGACTTGGTGCTGACCTTTTCCGACCTGCAGGCGGATATTTCGCGCGAGCTGGTGCGCCGCGGCGCCACCGTCTTCAACTTTAACCAGCGCAGCGTCGAAGAAATCTTCGCCATGATGGCCACGCTCGCTCGCCTGGTCGGCGCGGAAGCGCGCGGCCGCGCCCTCGAAACGGAGTTGCGCACCAATCTCGAAGCGATCGCCGCTTGCGCCGCTAAATTCCCGCACCGCCCTCGCGTCCTGTTTGAAGAATGGAAAGCGCCGCTCATTACCGGCATCCGCTGGGTCGAAGAGCTGATCGAAATCGCCGGTGGCGAACCCATATTTCCGGAGCTGCGCCATCGATCCAGCGCTACCGAGCGCATCGTTGCACCGGAAGAAGCGGCCTGGCGCAACCCCGAGGTCGTCATCGCTTCCTGGTGCGGCCAGAAGGTGAACAAGCGCGCCATCGCTGCACGCTCCGGTTGGGACGCGACCGCTGCCGTCCGCGCCGGCCATATCTACGAGATCAAGTCCACCTATATTCTCCAGCCCGGCCCGGCCTCACTCACCGAAGGCGTCCGCCAGCTTCATCGCATTCTCGCCCGCGTTGCCGGCGCCGACGTGCCGCCCGCGCTGCACCCCGAAGAGCGCTGCGATCCCGACTTGGGTTGA